The proteins below come from a single Desulfovibrio sp. genomic window:
- a CDS encoding c-type cytochrome: MNNRTLLYALTLTCILLIFGAWTLAFFHYGAAVRQTPAPQALATLQAGPAAEPQFNPPKPQDAPENIREAVMLGYNIINDTAQYAPEHVGNELACATCHLEGGTSKASITLVGVAATYPRFLASHGYSADLAQKVQDCFARNLNAAPPALDSRTMQAVLAYLHWISKDIPVYAKLPWAMPAKLDSNHKPDAASGASVYADNCASCHGDAGDGSPPLWGNGAYTDGSTMHDINTFAVFTHRFMPPEAANLTPEQALDVAAYVDGQPRPHYAPAKPATTTDAPKAPQGK, from the coding sequence ATGAACAACCGCACTCTGCTTTACGCCCTGACGCTCACCTGTATTCTGCTGATCTTCGGCGCGTGGACGCTGGCCTTTTTCCATTACGGGGCAGCCGTGCGGCAAACCCCGGCACCGCAGGCGCTGGCAACCTTGCAGGCAGGCCCGGCAGCAGAACCGCAGTTCAATCCGCCCAAACCGCAGGACGCACCGGAAAATATCCGCGAAGCCGTCATGCTCGGCTACAATATTATCAACGATACGGCACAGTACGCCCCCGAGCATGTAGGCAACGAACTCGCCTGCGCCACCTGTCATCTCGAAGGCGGCACCAGCAAGGCGAGCATCACCCTTGTGGGCGTTGCGGCAACCTATCCGCGTTTTCTGGCCAGCCACGGCTACAGCGCAGATCTTGCCCAGAAAGTGCAGGATTGCTTTGCGCGCAACCTCAATGCTGCGCCCCCGGCCCTCGACAGCCGCACCATGCAGGCTGTGCTTGCCTATCTGCACTGGATTTCAAAAGATATCCCCGTCTATGCCAAGCTGCCGTGGGCCATGCCCGCAAAGCTCGACAGCAACCACAAGCCCGATGCCGCCAGCGGGGCCAGCGTATATGCAGACAACTGCGCCTCCTGTCACGGCGACGCGGGCGACGGTTCCCCTCCGCTCTGGGGCAATGGCGCGTACACTGACGGCTCCACCATGCACGACATAAACACCTTTGCCGTGTTTACCCATCGCTTCATGCCGCCGGAGGCAGCCAACCTCACGCCAGAGCAGGCCCTTGACGTGGCGGCCTATGTGGACGGCCAGCCCCGCCCCCATTACGCGCCCGCAAAGCCCGCAACGACAACGGACGCACCCAAAGCGCCGCAGGGGAAGTAG
- the rplL gene encoding 50S ribosomal protein L7/L12, with protein MAVTKEEVVEFISNMTVLELSEFIKELEEKFGVSAAAPAAAMMMAAPAAAAEAAEEKTEFDVILKEAGANKIGVIKVVRALTSLGLKEAKEKVDGAPATLKEGVSKEEAEEAKKQLTEAGATVEVK; from the coding sequence AATATGACCGTTCTCGAACTTTCTGAGTTCATCAAGGAACTCGAAGAAAAGTTCGGCGTTTCCGCCGCTGCGCCTGCCGCCGCCATGATGATGGCTGCCCCCGCTGCCGCTGCTGAAGCCGCTGAAGAAAAGACCGAGTTCGACGTTATCCTGAAGGAAGCTGGCGCCAACAAGATCGGCGTCATCAAGGTTGTGCGCGCTCTGACCAGCCTGGGCCTCAAGGAAGCCAAGGAAAAGGTTGACGGCGCCCCCGCTACCCTGAAGGAAGGCGTGTCCAAGGAAGAAGCTGAAGAAGCCAAGAAGCAGCTGACCGAAGCCGGCGCCACCGTCGAAGTGAAGTAA
- a CDS encoding cytochrome ubiquinol oxidase subunit I, with translation MNFPILHIPVVGDGMTIALNAVLHVYISHGLAIGLMTMLVIFQTLAWKGKGAFWADIARRLLGPLVVVTTSVGAVTGVGIWILTGSLAPEGIGALIHLFFWPWFIEWFAFTAEVILLLCYYYLWDRLITHKPGTLAAIGWGYVCASFISAVLITGILGFMLTPQGWPWARSFAEAYFNPTFVPQCFLRVGGGLGLGILLLMAWIAWHFKGTAEERGRALRLCGTALLLSLAVTAAATYVYFSRVPQTYLTHWKFSVATSYLSQMPDFLPAANAVAALVLLLTALAALGRSRLACRLLCIPALIMSLCFVMEFERVREFIRGPYLMPGYMHASQITLVESEALAAQNAPLLPRLRWVNTSSNLPPATQAARTLFAANCGVCHAESGINGIDQRLAGRSADGINAMLGITQRLAPYMTPFVGSEQERAMLTEYLFQLSSNYSRRAQQAAREK, from the coding sequence ATGAACTTTCCCATCCTGCATATTCCTGTGGTGGGCGACGGCATGACCATTGCCCTCAATGCGGTGCTGCACGTTTATATCAGCCACGGTCTGGCCATCGGCCTCATGACCATGCTGGTGATCTTTCAAACCCTCGCATGGAAGGGCAAGGGCGCATTCTGGGCCGATATTGCCCGCCGGTTGCTGGGGCCTCTGGTGGTTGTTACCACTTCTGTGGGGGCGGTCACGGGCGTGGGCATATGGATTCTGACCGGGAGCCTCGCGCCGGAAGGCATCGGCGCGCTCATCCACCTGTTTTTCTGGCCATGGTTTATTGAATGGTTCGCCTTCACCGCCGAAGTGATTCTGCTGCTCTGCTACTACTACTTGTGGGATCGGCTGATAACGCACAAACCCGGCACACTGGCCGCCATTGGCTGGGGCTATGTGTGTGCGTCCTTTATTTCTGCGGTTCTTATCACAGGCATTCTGGGCTTCATGCTCACCCCGCAGGGCTGGCCGTGGGCCAGAAGCTTTGCCGAGGCCTATTTTAACCCCACCTTTGTGCCACAGTGCTTTTTGCGTGTCGGCGGCGGCCTTGGCCTAGGCATACTGCTGCTCATGGCCTGGATCGCCTGGCACTTCAAGGGCACGGCAGAAGAACGCGGCAGGGCCTTGCGCCTCTGCGGCACGGCGTTGCTGCTCTCTCTGGCTGTGACGGCAGCGGCCACCTATGTGTATTTTTCGCGGGTGCCGCAAACCTACCTCACGCACTGGAAGTTCTCGGTCGCCACATCCTACCTCTCGCAAATGCCGGACTTCCTGCCTGCGGCCAACGCGGTTGCCGCGCTTGTACTCCTGCTGACGGCACTGGCGGCGCTTGGGCGCTCACGGCTGGCATGCCGCTTGCTGTGCATTCCGGCCCTGATCATGAGCCTGTGTTTTGTCATGGAATTTGAGCGGGTGCGCGAATTTATTCGTGGCCCGTACCTGATGCCGGGCTATATGCACGCCAGCCAGATAACCCTTGTGGAAAGCGAGGCGCTGGCAGCCCAGAACGCCCCCCTGTTGCCCCGGCTCCGCTGGGTCAACACCAGCAGCAATCTGCCCCCGGCTACCCAGGCCGCCAGAACGCTGTTTGCGGCCAATTGCGGCGTTTGCCATGCGGAAAGCGGCATCAACGGCATTGATCAGCGCCTTGCGGGGCGCTCGGCAGACGGCATCAACGCCATGCTGGGCATTACGCAGAGGCTGGCCCCCTACATGACGCCCTTTGTGGGTTCGGAGCAGGAACGCGCCATGCTCACGGAGTATCTGTTCCAGCTTTCCTCCAACTATTCCCGCCGCGCCCAACAAGCCGCCAGGGAGAAGTAG